CCTAAGAACATGCTTAGAGGTATTTTTACGTGCATTTGCACCTATAATGCCATACTTATCTGATGATTTGTATAATCAATTATCAAATAAGTTACcagaatttttatcaattgCATCACTGATGGAAGCGTCATATCCAATACCAGAACAGGtgaacatttatatttataattctaAACTTCAGGTCAACTTAAAGCATAATTATTACAGTTTAACAAATGGAGAGATGTCACTCTGGACGAAAGAATAAACGAAGTTTTAAAAATGATCTTAGAAATTAGAAGCTTTATGGGTAACATTAATAAAAAGATGAATCCAGAAGGTaatatttattcacataataacaaaatatgattAACTTCTTaaagaattgtaaaattttttttattacagtgCACGTTGTAATTAATCAATCTGAAGATTTTACTTTGTATAATGATaccataaatttaattaaagctGGAAGCaaagtttcaaatatttcagTATTCCCAGAAAATAGTTATACACAAACCAACAGTAGTGTGTGTTATCCTTTTACTTGCAACTGTACATTGTTTATTACTGCACAAGtgagttctttttattttattacattttgaattctgtatttattatatattttcttttcaggATCCTTCAGTTTTAAAGCAAATTGAACAAAATATTTCACGCAAGACCCAAATTTCCAAAGAAGTgtaaataaattgtagaaaagtaTATTTAAATTGGTATTATAatcttttttataaacattCAGATTGAAGAATTAAGACTATCATACATTTACAATTAAATGCAGGTATGTATTAATTTTCATCAATATCCATATGTTCATCTTCCGATTCATTTTCACTTCCGTCACTGTCGTCTATTTCTTCGCTATCCGAATCTGAACTACTGGCATCAAACCACGTTTGAGTAGATAAATCATCTGACATTATTGTTCTCCATTCATCTAATTTACGAAAATCTAAAAACCAAAAATGttgttaaaattttgcaaacttCTATCTCATATATACacgtttattaaattataattatacacACCTAAACTATAAAAATCGTTCAGTGTATATTGCCGGTCTCCATCTTCAAACATACCGCcatgtaaatataaaatattatgttttACGGCAAGTGCAGCATTTATCCGTGGGCAAGGCATAAATACATCCTTCTGTGTGATTTCCTGTTCCTGTGTAACAGATGTTCGCGCGGGTCCTATTGTAACTGTGAAGATTCCATCATCATGAGTTGTTATAGATTCAGTAGGAACAGATGATGGTTCTTGCATTTCACTATGATTATCATCTTCATTTTCACTATCGTTTTCTTGTCCACCATCTTCTTTTGGTTTTCTTCTTCTACGTCGTGTGGTTATATCTTTCTTTCCATGTAATGCCACTATTCTCCactgaaatttttctaaatctaaGGCCACTAAATCGTTATAAAATGTTCCATGAAgttcttcttcatcatcttcGTTATCAAAAACTCCACCAAACAAGTAGGCCAGATTTGGTTGAACTAAAACAGCTGATACACTACATCTTGGTGATATTTTAATTCCTGATTGTTTTACAAGCACCCATTTCCATTTCAAACCAGTTTGATCATTTTCTGAAATAACATTCATAATATCATTTAACgtcaaagaaaatatatttttatataaaataaattacctaCTCTCAGGTGTCATTAAAAACATGTCATTATGAACATAACCTTTATCAACATCTTTCTTAATCTTTTCTTTGCTGTATCCACCATATATAAGAAGTTTATTGTCAGGTGTGGGTAACATTATACATCCAGATCTGGGAAGTGGTGGAGTACCTACAATTTCATAAAATGTATTTAGAGTATAGAGATTTTCTCTAATAATATCTTTTTACTTATAATTTTACCAGACAGTTCAATTTTGTGCCAAGTATATGTATCAAGATTAAATATATGTACATCATTGTAATATTTGTAATCCCTTAAATTATCATGAAATCCACCAAAAACAATCAATTGTTTTTTTATAAGAGTCATTCTATGACCACTTCT
This Osmia lignaria lignaria isolate PbOS001 chromosome 9, iyOsmLign1, whole genome shotgun sequence DNA region includes the following protein-coding sequences:
- the LOC117609071 gene encoding kelch domain-containing protein 4 isoform X2, producing MQGCKGCKDDDIEHVIAEIEREEAKRKCIIEKTVAPPSRRINCTLTAHPFKDELIIFGGEFHDGRTTFVYGDMFIYSLSKNEWTIIKAPGSPPPRCSHQAVTTTANKGELWIFGGEFTSPSESQFYHYRDLWVYRFAEKKWEKISSPGGPSARSGHRMTLIKKQLIVFGGFHDNLRDYKYYNDVHIFNLDTYTWHKIELSGTPPLPRSGCIMLPTPDNKLLIYGGYSKEKIKKDVDKGYVHNDMFLMTPEKNDQTGLKWKWVLVKQSGIKISPRCSVSAVLVQPNLAYLFGGVFDNEDDEEELHGTFYNDLVALDLEKFQWRIVALHGKKDITTRRRRRKPKEDGGQENDSENEDDNHSEMQEPSSVPTESITTHDDGIFTVTIGPARTSVTQEQEITQKDVFMPCPRINAALAVKHNILYLHGGMFEDGDRQYTLNDFYSLDFRKLDEWRTIMSDDLSTQTWFDASSSDSDSEEIDDSDGSENESEDEHMDIDEN
- the LOC117609071 gene encoding kelch domain-containing protein 4 isoform X1, giving the protein MGKKDKNKKKISGNVKTALKTEKKQNAKQKKELAARGEDDIEHVIAEIEREEAKRKCIIEKTVAPPSRRINCTLTAHPFKDELIIFGGEFHDGRTTFVYGDMFIYSLSKNEWTIIKAPGSPPPRCSHQAVTTTANKGELWIFGGEFTSPSESQFYHYRDLWVYRFAEKKWEKISSPGGPSARSGHRMTLIKKQLIVFGGFHDNLRDYKYYNDVHIFNLDTYTWHKIELSGTPPLPRSGCIMLPTPDNKLLIYGGYSKEKIKKDVDKGYVHNDMFLMTPEKNDQTGLKWKWVLVKQSGIKISPRCSVSAVLVQPNLAYLFGGVFDNEDDEEELHGTFYNDLVALDLEKFQWRIVALHGKKDITTRRRRRKPKEDGGQENDSENEDDNHSEMQEPSSVPTESITTHDDGIFTVTIGPARTSVTQEQEITQKDVFMPCPRINAALAVKHNILYLHGGMFEDGDRQYTLNDFYSLDFRKLDEWRTIMSDDLSTQTWFDASSSDSDSEEIDDSDGSENESEDEHMDIDEN